Proteins encoded by one window of Epinephelus moara isolate mb chromosome 18, YSFRI_EMoa_1.0, whole genome shotgun sequence:
- the LOC126404809 gene encoding retinoic acid receptor alpha-B-like: MYESVDVVGFSPSPSSPSPGSFLSMDYYHRPPGLGPEKGLLSGVGGLQRPFGGSLVTVRHWSGSSHSIETESTSSGEDLLIPSPPSPPPPPRVYKPCFVCQDKSSGYHYGVSACEGCKGFFRRSIQKNMVYTCHRDKVCVINKVTRNRCQSCRLQKCLEVGMSKELVRNDRMKKKKEEKRQGETEIYVLSADTEQMIERVRRAHQDTFPSLCQLGKYTTSNSSEHRVALDVSLWDKFSELSTKCIIKTVEFAKQLPGFTTLSIADQITLLKAACLDILILRICTRYTPDQDTMTFSDGLTLNRTQMHNAGFGPLTDLVFSFANQLLPLEMDDAETGLLSAICLLCGDRQDLEESEKVDVLQEPMLEALKIYVRRRRPEKPCMFPKILMKITDLRSISVKGAERVITLKMEIPGSMPPLIQEMLENSEGLEGHGAGGGKGGGGGGGKGRGGAREENETELGSCQPSPSPKSVSSPSLSPAPCSPSSPSPST; encoded by the exons ATGTACGAAAGCGTGGATGTTGTGGGTTTTAGCCCCAGCCCCAGCAGCCCCAGTCCCGGCTCCTTTCTGAGCATGGACTACTACCACAGACCCCCGGGGCTCGGGCCGGAGAAGGGACTCCTGTCCGGTGTAGGAGGACTCCAGCGTCCGTTCGGAGGATCCCTGGTGACCGTGAGACACTGGAGCGGCTCCAGCCACT CCATAGAGACTGAGAGCACGAGTTCAGGAGAGGACCTACTTATCCCCAGCCCCccctcacctccacctccaccccgtGTCTACAAGCCCTGCTTTGTATGTCAGGACAAATCTTCAGGATACCACTATGGAGTCAGTGCCTGCGAGGGTTGCAAG GGTTTCTTTCGGAGGAGCATCCAGAAGAACATGGTGTACACATGCCACCGAgacaaagtgtgtgtcataAACAAGGTGACGAGGAACCGGTGTCAGTCCTGTCGACTGCAGAAATGCCTCGAAGTCGGCATGTCCAAGGAGT TGGTGCGAAATGAtagaatgaagaagaagaaagaagaaaagaggcagggggagacagagatCTACGTCCtgtcagcagacacagagcagatgATTGAACGAGTCCGCCGGGCCCATCAGGACACATTTCCTTCCCTCTGTCAGCTGGGAAAATACACCACG AGCAACAGCTCAGAGCACCGTGTCGCTCTGGATGTCAGTCTTTGGGACAAGTTCAGTGAATTGTCCACCAAATGCATCATTAAGACAGTGGAGTTCGCCAAGCAGCTCCCTGGTTTCACCACGTTAAGCATCGCTGATCAGATCACCCTGCTCAAAGCCGCCTGCCTCGACATACTG ATTCTAAGGATCTGCACCCGCTACACCCCCGATCAGGACACCATGACCTTCTCCGATGGTTTGACTCTGAACCGCACCCAGATGCACAACGCCGGGTTCGGACCTCTCACAGATCTGGTATTCTCCTTTGCCAACCAGCTGCTCCCACTGGAGATGGACGATGCAGAGACAGGATTACTCAGCGCCATCTGCCTGCTCTGTGGAG ATCGTCAGGATCTGGAGGAGTCAGAGAAGGTGGATGTTCTTCAGGAGCCAATGCTTGAAGCCTTGAAG atctatgtgaggaggaggaggcctgAGAAACCCTGTATGTTCCCTAAGATACTGATGAAGATTACAGACCTCAGGAGTATCAGTGTGAagg GAGCAGAGCGAGTGATCACACTGAAGATGGAGATACCCGGCTCCATGCCTCCTCTCATCCAGGAGATGCTGGAGAACTCTGAGGGACTGGAGGGGCATGGAGCTGGAGGAGGgaaagggggaggaggaggaggaggaaaaggaagaggaggagccaGAGAAGAGAATGAAACGGAACTCGGCAGCTGTCAACCAAGTCCGTCACCCAAATCGGTTTCATCTCCCAGCCTGAGCCCTGCACCCTGCTCCCCCTCTtctccctccccctccacctGA